One segment of Curtobacterium poinsettiae DNA contains the following:
- a CDS encoding Nif3-like dinuclear metal center hexameric protein, translating into MPTLRELQAVIEDLWPAAGAESWDSVGLVAGDPDATVEHVHLAVDAVPATAREAVELGAGLLLTHHPLLLRGVTTIAESTYKGSVLATLVRGSSALLAAHTNADVVTTGTSAVLADRLGLTEQRPLDAAADPDTGIGRVGVLPEGTTLGALARKLVDLLPPTATGVRVSGDFDQHVRTVALCAGAGDSLLGHPAVLDADVYITSDLRHHPASEFREQALLGGGPALIDTSHWATEWLWLDVAAAQLRTRAGVRVSVSDLRTDPWDFAVLPAAEPTTPTEGA; encoded by the coding sequence ATGCCGACGCTCCGCGAACTCCAGGCCGTGATCGAGGACCTGTGGCCCGCCGCCGGTGCCGAGTCGTGGGACTCCGTCGGGCTCGTCGCGGGCGACCCGGACGCCACCGTCGAGCACGTGCACCTCGCCGTCGACGCGGTCCCGGCCACCGCCCGTGAAGCCGTCGAACTCGGCGCCGGGCTCCTGCTCACGCACCATCCGCTGCTGCTCCGCGGGGTGACGACGATCGCGGAATCGACCTACAAGGGCAGCGTCCTCGCGACCCTCGTGCGTGGCAGCAGCGCCCTGCTCGCGGCGCACACCAACGCCGACGTCGTGACGACCGGCACCTCGGCCGTCCTCGCCGATCGCCTCGGGCTCACCGAGCAGCGACCGCTCGACGCCGCAGCCGACCCCGACACGGGTATCGGCCGGGTCGGGGTGCTGCCCGAGGGGACGACCCTCGGCGCCCTCGCCCGGAAGCTCGTCGACCTGTTGCCGCCCACCGCGACCGGCGTCCGCGTCTCCGGTGACTTCGACCAGCACGTCCGCACCGTGGCGCTCTGCGCGGGTGCGGGCGACTCGCTGCTCGGCCATCCCGCCGTGCTCGACGCCGACGTGTACATCACGAGCGACCTGCGGCACCACCCGGCCTCGGAGTTCCGCGAGCAGGCGCTGCTCGGCGGCGGGCCGGCGCTCATCGACACCTCGCACTGGGCCACCGAGTGGCTCTGGCTCGACGTCGCCGCAGCGCAGCTGCGCACCCGGGCCGGGGTCCGCGTCAGCGTGAGCGACCTCCGCACCGACCCGTGGGACTTCGCCGTCCTGCCGGCCGCCGAACCCACCACCCCCACAGAAGGAGCTTGA
- a CDS encoding zinc ribbon domain-containing protein: MKAAPEDQVILLDVQRLDNDVTRIAHRITSLQKGDQLTELSKQAAALRSELVAATGEVEDAERDLARLESDTAVAQARVERDTTMLQNVANAKDAAGLQSELDSLQRRIGGLETAELEIMENLDGLRARVGDIEAKLADVEAARGGLVAERDAEIARLTADRESAEQARADVAAKVPAELLALYDRQRARYGFGASLLQGGVSTASGVALNNSDLQTIRRAAPDDVVLCPDSDAILVRTAESGL, translated from the coding sequence ATGAAGGCAGCACCCGAGGACCAGGTCATCCTCCTCGACGTCCAGCGTCTCGACAACGACGTCACCCGCATCGCGCACCGCATCACGTCGTTGCAGAAGGGCGACCAGCTGACCGAGCTGAGCAAGCAGGCCGCGGCGCTCCGGAGCGAACTCGTCGCCGCCACCGGCGAGGTCGAGGACGCCGAGCGCGACCTCGCACGCCTGGAGTCCGACACCGCTGTGGCGCAGGCGCGCGTCGAACGCGACACCACGATGCTGCAGAACGTCGCCAACGCGAAGGACGCGGCCGGACTGCAGAGTGAGCTCGACTCGCTGCAGCGGCGCATCGGCGGCCTCGAGACCGCCGAACTCGAGATCATGGAGAACCTCGACGGACTCCGCGCCCGGGTCGGTGACATCGAGGCGAAGCTCGCCGACGTCGAGGCCGCTCGCGGTGGTCTGGTCGCCGAGCGCGACGCCGAGATCGCCCGACTCACCGCCGACCGCGAGTCCGCCGAGCAGGCCCGCGCCGACGTCGCCGCCAAGGTGCCGGCCGAGCTGCTCGCCCTGTACGACCGGCAGCGTGCGCGGTACGGCTTCGGTGCCTCGCTGCTGCAGGGCGGCGTGTCGACGGCGTCCGGCGTGGCGCTCAACAACTCCGACCTGCAGACCATCCGGCGGGCTGCGCCCGACGACGTGGTGCTGTGCCCCGACAGCGACGCGATCCTGGTGCGGACGGCCGAGTCCGGGCTGTAG
- the map gene encoding type I methionyl aminopeptidase, with amino-acid sequence MPRDEHGHLTAGRISPHRAVPKDIERPEYVGKVEPHEHGLGDTYTPDEVERIRVAGRIASQAIDAVGEAIRPGVTTDELDRIGHEFVVAHGAYPSTLGYRGYPKSLCSSLNEVICHGIPDDTVLQEGDLVNIDITAYKDGMHGDTNRTFVVGHAAPEVSDLVTRTEEALRRGIKAVAPGRQVNVIGRAIEAYAKRFGYGVVRDYTGHGVGRAFHSGLIIPHYDAPQYDTVIEPGMVFTIEPMLTLGGIDADIWSDDWTVSTRDKSWTAQFEHTLVVTERGAELLTVS; translated from the coding sequence ATGCCCCGGGACGAACACGGACACCTGACCGCCGGCCGCATCTCCCCGCACCGCGCCGTCCCGAAGGACATCGAGCGTCCGGAGTACGTCGGGAAGGTCGAGCCCCACGAGCACGGTCTCGGTGACACCTACACACCGGACGAGGTCGAGCGCATCCGGGTCGCCGGACGCATCGCGTCGCAGGCCATCGACGCCGTCGGCGAGGCCATCCGCCCGGGTGTGACCACCGACGAACTGGACCGGATCGGGCACGAGTTCGTCGTCGCGCACGGCGCCTACCCCTCCACCCTCGGCTACCGCGGCTACCCGAAGTCGCTGTGCTCGAGCCTGAACGAGGTCATCTGCCACGGCATCCCCGACGACACCGTCCTGCAGGAGGGCGACCTCGTCAACATCGACATCACCGCCTACAAGGACGGCATGCACGGCGACACGAACCGCACCTTCGTCGTCGGACACGCCGCGCCCGAGGTGTCGGACCTGGTCACCCGCACCGAAGAGGCACTGCGCCGCGGCATCAAGGCCGTCGCACCGGGGCGGCAGGTCAACGTGATCGGTCGCGCCATCGAGGCGTACGCGAAGCGCTTCGGCTACGGCGTCGTCCGCGACTACACCGGACACGGCGTCGGTCGGGCGTTCCACTCCGGCCTGATCATCCCCCACTACGACGCACCGCAGTACGACACGGTGATCGAACCCGGCATGGTGTTCACCATCGAACCCATGCTCACGCTCGGCGGCATCGACGCCGACATCTGGTCTGACGACTGGACGGTCTCGACCCGTGACAAGTCGTGGACCGCGCAGTTCGAGCACACCCTCGTCGTCACCGAACGCGGCGCGGAGCTCCTCACCGTCTCCTGA
- a CDS encoding SPOR domain-containing protein has product MSEERIESQWWFNDKTGQVEQGPQSPQRDRIGPFATREEAQHALDRIAANNEKWDAEDR; this is encoded by the coding sequence ATGAGCGAAGAACGCATCGAGTCCCAGTGGTGGTTCAACGACAAGACCGGCCAGGTCGAGCAGGGCCCGCAGTCGCCGCAGCGCGACCGGATCGGCCCGTTCGCGACGCGCGAGGAGGCGCAGCACGCGCTCGACCGCATCGCCGCGAACAACGAGAAGTGGGACGCCGAGGACCGCTGA
- the glnA gene encoding type I glutamate--ammonia ligase, producing the protein MDKQTDFVLRTIEERGIKFIRLWFTDVIGTLKSVAIAPAEVEGAFAEGIGFDGSAIEGLTRSYEADVLAHPDPSTFQILPWRGEIDPTARMFCDITTPDGQPAVADPRNVLKRTLARASDRGFTFYTHPEIEFYLLKSREWKDGGPQPVDQAGYFDNVPGGSAHDFRRRSVRMLEDLGISVEFSHHEAGPGQNEIDLRYADALTMADNIMTFRTVVKEVAIEQGVYATFMPKPISGQPGSGMHTHVSLFEGDQNAFYEAGGQYQLSQTAKHFIAGVLKHAPEITAVTNQFVNSYKRLWGGDEAPSFVTWGHNNRSALVRVPLYKPNKGQSSRIEYRGIDSAANPYLAYSLLLAAGLKGIEEEYELPAEAEDNVWSLSDSERRALGYSQLPASLDHALSLMEDSELVAETLGEQVFNFVLLNKRQEWKRYRDQVTPFELDTNLGAL; encoded by the coding sequence ATGGACAAGCAGACGGACTTCGTGCTCCGCACCATCGAGGAGCGCGGCATCAAGTTCATCCGACTCTGGTTCACGGACGTCATCGGGACGCTGAAGTCGGTGGCGATCGCCCCGGCCGAGGTCGAGGGCGCGTTCGCCGAGGGCATCGGGTTCGACGGCTCCGCGATCGAGGGCCTCACCCGTTCGTACGAGGCCGACGTCCTGGCGCACCCGGACCCCTCGACGTTCCAGATCCTGCCGTGGCGCGGCGAGATCGACCCCACCGCGCGGATGTTCTGCGACATCACGACACCGGACGGGCAACCCGCCGTGGCGGACCCCCGCAACGTGCTGAAGCGCACCCTGGCGCGGGCGAGCGACCGTGGGTTCACGTTCTACACGCACCCCGAGATCGAGTTCTACCTGCTGAAGAGCCGCGAGTGGAAGGACGGCGGCCCGCAGCCCGTCGACCAGGCCGGCTACTTCGACAACGTCCCCGGCGGCAGCGCGCACGACTTCCGCCGCCGGTCGGTCCGGATGCTCGAGGACCTCGGCATCTCGGTCGAGTTCTCGCACCACGAGGCCGGCCCCGGGCAGAACGAGATCGACCTCCGCTACGCCGACGCGTTGACGATGGCGGACAACATCATGACCTTCCGCACCGTCGTGAAGGAGGTGGCGATCGAGCAGGGCGTCTACGCGACCTTCATGCCGAAGCCGATCTCGGGCCAGCCCGGTTCCGGCATGCACACCCACGTCTCGCTGTTCGAGGGCGACCAGAACGCCTTCTACGAGGCCGGTGGCCAGTACCAGCTGTCGCAGACGGCCAAGCACTTCATCGCCGGCGTACTCAAGCACGCGCCGGAGATCACCGCGGTGACGAACCAGTTCGTCAACTCGTACAAGCGGCTCTGGGGCGGCGACGAGGCCCCGTCCTTCGTCACCTGGGGCCACAACAACCGCTCGGCACTGGTGCGCGTGCCGCTCTACAAGCCGAACAAGGGCCAGTCCTCACGGATCGAGTACCGCGGGATCGACTCGGCAGCGAACCCCTACCTGGCGTACTCGCTGCTGCTCGCCGCCGGCCTCAAGGGCATCGAGGAAGAGTACGAACTCCCCGCCGAGGCCGAGGACAACGTGTGGAGCCTCAGCGACTCGGAGCGCCGCGCCCTGGGCTACAGCCAGCTGCCCGCGAGCCTCGACCACGCCCTGAGCCTCATGGAGGACTCGGAGCTGGTGGCCGAGACCCTCGGCGAGCAGGTGTTCAACTTCGTGCTGCTCAACAAGCGGCAGGAGTGGAAGCGCTACCGCGACCAGGTCACCCCGTTCGAGCTCGACACCAACCTCGGCGCGCTCTAG
- a CDS encoding bifunctional [glutamine synthetase] adenylyltransferase/[glutamine synthetase]-adenylyl-L-tyrosine phosphorylase → MTGRTTTSRSELARLGFAELSESLERAADLEARFGPDLPLPFAGSAALWGGTADPDGALRMLERLLERAPDELRPVLTDDAATERLIRLLGASIGLGEFLHRRPAELALLLEPVGEPWSQERYTASLTEAVDGATGEDARMRLRVRYRRHLAQIALFDVLHPVPTDAFPAVAAGLADLAGATLDAAVDIARREVPFPAADVAATPLAVIAMGKAGARELNYVSDVDVIFVTEPTDDVPTDRAVLVSTRIAIAAMHAITDLAAEPALWEVDANLRPEGKDGALVRTLDSHVAYYERWAKGWEFQALLKARPIAGSADLGARYAEAVASFVWNSATRPGFVESVQRMRERVTEHIPDADVDRQLKLGPGGLRDVEFTVQLLQLVHGRDDPSVRVRSTLEAMDALTDAGYVGRAEAARFGPDYALLRVLEHRIQLRRMQRTHLMPSDEEELRVLARSSGVAASAPALEARWRAVKLEVRGLHERLFYRPLLSAVASTEDEIVLTNDQVVDRLAGVGFVDPAGAVGHIRALTQGTSRRAAIQRNLLPVLLRWMAEGPAPDRALLAFRRLSDRLGESSWFLRMLRDSSGAAHSLTTVLSESAFLSGLLERFPEAVAWLDEPEALLRPRPINALLAEMTATTARHGDDVDGSAALLRSARRRETLRLGMAAVLGSLDVDGLGPALSDVTEATLAGALALARRDAPEGFEFGIIAMGRYGGRELGFGSDADVLYVYRASELAPEVASRTAQTIVRELNRLTEDTIHPLDLDIDLRPEGKNGPVVRTLESYGAYYARWSLTWEAQALLRARGAVGDAQLLRDFEHLADRTRYPERIDDHQVREVRRIKARVESERLPRGADPARHLKLGRGSLSDVEWFVQLLQLQHALEIPSLRTTSTLEALDAAVDAGLVGAEDGERLGAAWRFASRTRSALVLWSGKTTDVLPVDRVQLEGVARLMEYPPGSASHLEDDYLGVTRRARQVFEREFYGA, encoded by the coding sequence ATGACCGGTCGGACGACGACGTCACGTTCGGAGCTGGCCCGTCTGGGGTTCGCGGAGCTGTCGGAGAGCCTCGAGCGGGCTGCCGACCTGGAGGCCCGGTTCGGCCCCGACCTGCCGCTGCCGTTCGCCGGGTCTGCCGCGCTCTGGGGCGGCACCGCTGATCCGGACGGTGCCCTGCGGATGCTCGAGCGGCTGCTCGAGCGCGCGCCGGACGAGCTCCGCCCCGTCCTGACGGACGACGCAGCGACCGAGCGTCTGATCCGCCTGCTCGGTGCCTCGATCGGCCTCGGGGAGTTCCTGCACCGTCGTCCGGCCGAGCTGGCACTGCTGCTCGAGCCGGTCGGTGAACCGTGGTCGCAGGAGCGGTACACGGCGTCGCTGACCGAGGCGGTCGACGGTGCCACGGGTGAGGACGCCCGGATGCGCCTGCGTGTGCGCTACCGCCGGCACCTGGCCCAGATCGCCCTGTTCGACGTGCTGCACCCCGTGCCGACGGACGCGTTCCCGGCGGTCGCGGCCGGCCTCGCCGACCTTGCCGGAGCCACCCTCGACGCCGCGGTCGACATCGCCCGGCGCGAGGTCCCGTTCCCCGCGGCCGACGTCGCGGCGACCCCTCTCGCGGTGATCGCCATGGGCAAGGCCGGCGCACGCGAACTCAACTACGTCAGCGACGTCGACGTCATCTTCGTCACCGAGCCCACCGACGACGTCCCCACCGACCGGGCGGTGCTCGTCTCCACTCGCATCGCGATCGCCGCGATGCACGCGATCACCGACCTCGCCGCCGAACCGGCGCTGTGGGAGGTCGACGCGAACCTCCGGCCCGAGGGCAAGGACGGCGCACTCGTCCGCACGCTCGACTCGCACGTGGCGTACTACGAGCGCTGGGCGAAGGGGTGGGAGTTCCAGGCGCTGCTCAAGGCCCGCCCGATCGCGGGGTCCGCCGACCTCGGCGCCCGGTACGCCGAGGCCGTCGCGTCGTTCGTGTGGAACTCCGCCACCCGGCCGGGGTTCGTCGAGTCGGTGCAGCGCATGCGCGAGCGGGTGACCGAGCACATCCCCGACGCCGACGTCGACCGGCAGCTCAAGCTCGGCCCCGGTGGCCTGCGGGACGTCGAGTTCACCGTGCAGCTCCTGCAGCTCGTGCACGGCCGTGACGACCCGTCCGTCCGGGTGCGGTCGACGCTCGAAGCCATGGACGCCCTGACCGACGCCGGGTACGTCGGGCGCGCCGAGGCCGCTCGGTTCGGGCCGGACTACGCCCTGCTCCGGGTGCTCGAGCACCGCATCCAGCTCCGGCGCATGCAGCGGACGCACCTCATGCCCTCCGACGAAGAGGAGTTGCGGGTGCTCGCCCGGTCGAGCGGTGTCGCGGCGTCCGCCCCGGCGCTCGAGGCCCGTTGGCGTGCCGTGAAGCTCGAGGTCCGCGGGCTGCACGAGCGCCTGTTCTACCGGCCGCTGCTGTCGGCCGTAGCCTCCACCGAGGACGAGATCGTCCTGACCAACGACCAGGTCGTCGACCGGCTCGCCGGTGTCGGGTTCGTCGACCCCGCCGGTGCCGTCGGCCACATCCGCGCCCTGACGCAGGGCACGAGCCGGCGCGCGGCGATCCAGCGGAACCTGCTCCCCGTGCTCCTGCGCTGGATGGCCGAGGGGCCGGCACCCGACCGTGCGCTGCTGGCCTTCCGCCGGCTGAGCGACAGGCTGGGGGAGTCGAGCTGGTTCCTCCGCATGCTGCGCGACTCGTCCGGCGCCGCGCACTCGCTCACCACGGTGCTGTCCGAGTCGGCGTTCCTGTCCGGGCTGCTCGAGCGGTTCCCCGAGGCGGTGGCCTGGCTCGACGAACCCGAGGCGCTCCTGCGTCCGCGGCCGATCAACGCCCTGCTCGCCGAGATGACCGCGACCACCGCCCGGCACGGCGACGACGTCGACGGCTCCGCGGCGCTGCTCCGGTCGGCTCGACGTCGGGAGACGCTGCGGCTCGGCATGGCCGCCGTGCTGGGCTCGCTCGACGTCGACGGTCTGGGCCCGGCCCTGAGCGATGTCACCGAGGCCACCCTCGCCGGCGCCCTCGCGCTCGCCCGCCGTGACGCCCCCGAGGGCTTCGAGTTCGGGATCATCGCGATGGGCCGGTACGGCGGGCGGGAGCTCGGCTTCGGCTCGGACGCCGACGTGCTGTACGTCTACCGCGCATCCGAACTGGCCCCCGAGGTCGCGTCCCGGACCGCCCAGACCATCGTGCGTGAGCTCAACCGCCTGACCGAGGACACCATCCACCCGCTCGACCTCGACATCGACCTGCGCCCCGAGGGCAAGAACGGTCCCGTCGTGCGGACGCTCGAGTCCTACGGCGCCTACTACGCCCGCTGGTCGCTCACGTGGGAGGCGCAGGCGCTCCTCCGCGCCCGCGGGGCCGTCGGCGACGCGCAGCTCCTCCGTGACTTCGAGCACCTCGCCGACCGCACCCGGTACCCGGAGCGGATCGACGACCACCAGGTGCGCGAGGTCCGTCGCATCAAGGCCCGCGTGGAGTCGGAGCGGCTGCCCCGCGGTGCCGATCCGGCACGACACCTCAAGCTCGGCCGGGGATCGCTCAGCGACGTCGAGTGGTTCGTCCAGCTCCTGCAGCTGCAGCACGCGCTCGAGATCCCGTCGCTCCGGACCACCTCGACGCTCGAGGCGCTCGACGCCGCGGTCGACGCCGGACTCGTCGGCGCCGAGGACGGCGAGCGGCTCGGGGCCGCCTGGCGCTTCGCGTCGCGCACCCGCAGCGCCCTCGTGCTGTGGTCCGGGAAGACCACCGACGTCCTGCCCGTCGACCGCGTCCAGCTCGAGGGCGTCGCCCGTCTGATGGAGTACCCGCCGGGTTCTGCGAGCCACCTCGAGGACGACTACCTCGGCGTCACGCGGCGCGCCCGACAGGTGTTCGAGCGCGAGTTCTACGGCGCCTGA
- a CDS encoding glycosyltransferase family 2 protein: protein MFTFILQIRQMVEGHPEFYLFAVYSAVIWLLWLLKVVISARYRPFTGTFVGTTSVVVPVVDEPLDLFRDVIGRMVEQQPGEIIVVINGARNEALEEVCDEFAPLVRWTHTPIPGKRNAVKVGTEMSNGDITVLVDSDTVWTPGALEELLKPFADESVGGVTTRQRILEPERSWITRWADWLENSRALYSMPAQSVLGQIGCLPGRTIAFRRSILMRVMDRFMHEKFMGVFLEVSDDRTLTNLTLKEGYRTVYQYTSLVYTDAPLQVKKLFKQQLRWARGSQYNTLRMLPWMLGHAPVLAAFFITDIILPFMLFGVIAGWIYRAFTGQGENLYQGILSQYGFSTGFVYVAALMVISSVLSMAIRQMRHLSEKPSDFFRLPMFIIVSTFFLMPIRLIGFFRLAHASGWGTRAGAYAGGPMQEDPADAVQPLSATAQIPVSPIDAERARTNGADAGSAGSGSGLPAPLETVDQVAVDRAFDELFGADAATNSTTTVLATRREAAAAVAQQEAQRAAAPASARARRYNPYAAIPYVIGIAIFALEAFLIV from the coding sequence GTGTTCACCTTCATTCTGCAGATCAGGCAGATGGTCGAAGGGCACCCCGAGTTCTACCTGTTCGCCGTGTACTCCGCGGTGATCTGGTTGCTCTGGTTGCTCAAGGTCGTCATCTCCGCCCGCTACCGCCCCTTCACCGGCACCTTCGTCGGTACCACCAGCGTCGTCGTCCCCGTCGTGGACGAACCGCTCGACCTCTTCCGCGACGTCATCGGACGCATGGTCGAGCAGCAGCCCGGCGAGATCATCGTCGTCATCAACGGTGCTCGCAACGAGGCGCTCGAGGAGGTCTGCGACGAGTTCGCCCCGCTCGTCCGCTGGACCCACACGCCCATCCCGGGCAAGCGCAACGCCGTCAAGGTCGGCACCGAGATGTCCAACGGTGACATCACCGTGCTGGTCGACTCGGACACCGTCTGGACCCCCGGCGCGCTCGAGGAACTCCTCAAGCCGTTCGCCGACGAGTCCGTCGGTGGCGTCACGACCCGGCAGCGCATCCTCGAACCGGAGCGCAGCTGGATCACCCGCTGGGCCGACTGGCTCGAGAACTCGCGAGCGCTCTACTCGATGCCGGCACAGAGTGTCCTCGGGCAGATCGGCTGCCTGCCCGGGCGAACCATCGCGTTCCGCCGGAGCATCCTCATGCGGGTGATGGACCGGTTCATGCACGAGAAGTTCATGGGCGTGTTCCTCGAGGTCTCGGACGACCGGACGTTGACGAACCTCACGCTCAAGGAGGGGTACCGGACGGTCTACCAGTACACGTCGCTGGTCTACACGGATGCCCCGCTGCAGGTGAAGAAGCTGTTCAAGCAGCAGCTCCGCTGGGCCCGCGGCTCGCAGTACAACACGCTGCGGATGCTGCCGTGGATGCTCGGCCACGCCCCGGTCCTGGCGGCGTTCTTCATCACCGACATCATCCTGCCGTTCATGCTCTTCGGCGTGATCGCAGGCTGGATCTACCGTGCCTTCACCGGCCAGGGCGAGAACCTGTACCAGGGCATCTTGTCGCAGTACGGCTTCTCGACCGGGTTCGTCTACGTCGCGGCGCTCATGGTGATCTCGAGCGTGCTGAGCATGGCGATCCGCCAGATGCGGCACCTGTCCGAGAAGCCGAGCGACTTCTTCCGCCTGCCGATGTTCATCATCGTGTCGACGTTCTTCCTGATGCCGATCCGGCTCATCGGCTTCTTCCGCCTGGCGCACGCGTCCGGCTGGGGGACCCGAGCCGGCGCCTACGCCGGTGGTCCGATGCAGGAGGACCCGGCGGACGCCGTCCAGCCGCTGTCCGCCACGGCGCAGATCCCGGTCAGCCCGATCGACGCCGAACGCGCCCGCACGAACGGTGCGGACGCAGGTTCGGCGGGCTCGGGGTCAGGTCTGCCCGCTCCGCTCGAGACCGTCGACCAGGTGGCCGTCGACCGTGCGTTCGACGAGCTCTTCGGCGCCGACGCGGCGACCAACTCCACCACCACCGTGCTCGCCACCCGCCGCGAGGCCGCTGCCGCGGTTGCGCAGCAGGAGGCCCAGCGAGCAGCCGCGCCGGCCTCCGCCCGAGCCCGCCGGTACAACCCGTACGCAGCGATCCCGTACGTGATCGGCATCGCGATCTTCGCCCTGGAGGCGTTCCTCATTGTCTGA
- a CDS encoding glycosyl hydrolase codes for MSDIIRSSSAWWAQSSKHARRTAIGTTAIVLALGLITWSVWISPTGPVSTAVHQALGVEAPKAKKVSAAELQTQLDAAQERIWSLEGKLDSRTAQAGSRGDQISELKAQIASLQSQLGAAKGSGGSSDVNAAGSGSGGSGSGGPGAASAGGSGSGSGSSDNGSGSGSGSGNGSGSGSGNGGGSKPNPGPSTDPGTTPVVTPTKAEILGQQSRWYGLYTAQSPFNWAEYDEVSRQVGTASNMTGFFQGFDQEFNASAVQRSWANGRVPLMTWETVPAQTGNDQKYVPGYTNEDISGGSFDAYLTKYAKALAANGQPMVIRLDHEMNGSWYNWSEGDAQKNPAGSYKKMWQHVHDVFQANGANKYVIWDWSPSRIDKLGNPKYQTLDYMQQYYPGADYVDWVGMSGYYRDATEQPTFATTFGATLAQLRQIAPGKGIMLNEIGATETGTSVANPQKTQWINSLFDALADPANKDIVGFAYFSETATTIIDGKRTTNDWRLNSRADSLKAFAEGIKRNDIDYDLQEVTQ; via the coding sequence TTGTCTGACATCATCCGTTCCTCGAGTGCTTGGTGGGCGCAGTCCAGCAAGCACGCCCGCCGGACGGCCATCGGCACGACGGCCATCGTGCTGGCGCTCGGCCTCATCACCTGGTCGGTGTGGATCTCGCCCACCGGCCCCGTCTCGACCGCCGTGCACCAGGCACTCGGCGTCGAGGCGCCGAAGGCCAAGAAGGTGTCCGCCGCCGAGCTGCAGACGCAGCTCGACGCCGCCCAGGAGCGCATCTGGTCGCTCGAGGGCAAGCTCGACTCCCGCACCGCCCAGGCCGGGTCGCGCGGCGACCAGATCTCGGAACTCAAGGCGCAGATCGCGTCGCTGCAGTCCCAGCTCGGTGCCGCGAAGGGCTCGGGAGGCTCGTCCGACGTCAACGCCGCGGGTTCCGGCAGCGGTGGCTCGGGTTCCGGCGGGCCCGGTGCCGCGTCGGCAGGTGGGTCCGGTTCGGGCTCGGGCTCGTCCGACAACGGGTCCGGCAGCGGCTCGGGTTCCGGCAACGGATCCGGGTCTGGTTCGGGCAACGGTGGCGGCTCGAAGCCGAACCCCGGTCCCTCGACCGACCCGGGTACCACCCCGGTCGTCACGCCGACCAAGGCCGAGATCCTCGGTCAGCAGTCTCGCTGGTACGGCCTGTACACCGCGCAGTCCCCGTTCAACTGGGCCGAGTACGACGAGGTCTCCCGTCAGGTCGGCACCGCGTCGAACATGACCGGCTTCTTCCAGGGCTTCGACCAGGAGTTCAACGCCAGCGCGGTGCAGCGCTCCTGGGCCAACGGTCGCGTCCCGCTCATGACGTGGGAGACGGTGCCGGCGCAGACCGGCAACGACCAGAAGTACGTCCCCGGGTACACCAACGAGGACATCTCCGGCGGGTCGTTCGACGCCTACCTGACCAAGTACGCGAAGGCGCTGGCGGCCAACGGGCAGCCGATGGTCATCCGTCTCGACCACGAGATGAACGGCTCCTGGTACAACTGGTCCGAGGGCGACGCCCAGAAGAACCCGGCCGGCTCCTACAAGAAGATGTGGCAGCACGTGCACGACGTCTTCCAGGCGAACGGTGCGAACAAGTACGTCATCTGGGACTGGTCCCCGAGCCGCATCGACAAGCTCGGCAACCCGAAGTACCAGACGCTCGACTACATGCAGCAGTACTACCCGGGTGCGGACTACGTGGACTGGGTCGGCATGAGCGGCTACTACCGCGACGCCACCGAGCAGCCGACGTTCGCCACGACCTTCGGAGCGACGCTCGCGCAGCTCCGGCAGATCGCGCCGGGCAAGGGCATCATGCTCAACGAGATCGGGGCGACCGAGACCGGCACGAGTGTCGCGAACCCGCAGAAGACGCAGTGGATCAACTCGCTCTTCGATGCCCTGGCGGACCCCGCCAACAAGGACATCGTCGGCTTCGCGTACTTCAGCGAGACGGCCACCACCATCATCGACGGCAAGCGCACCACGAACGACTGGCGTCTCAACTCCCGCGCCGATTCCCTGAAGGCCTTCGCCGAGGGCATCAAGCGCAACGACATCGACTACGACCTGCAGGAGGTCACGCAATGA